The window AAAAATAGTGGAACAAGTAGGTTAAGAAAGGCGGGGAAAAAATGAGTGTATATGTGAATAAAGAAACAAAAGTCATTGTTCAAGGAATTACCGGATCTACTGCTCGATTTCATACAAAACAAATGCTGGAATATGGTACGAAAATTGTGGGCGGTACTTCACCTGGTAAAGGTGGCACGGAAATAGAAGGGGTGCCCGTATTTAATACTGTGAAAGAAGCCGTGGAAACCACCGGGGCAAACGCATCGGTTATTTATGTACCTGCGCCTTTTGCTGCCGACGCGATTATGGAAGCAGTAGATGCCGAACTGGAATTGGTCGTCTGCATCACAGAGCATATTCCCGTTTTGGATATGGTTCAAGTAAAACGCTTTATGGAAGGAAAGAAAACACGGTTAATTGGTCCCAACTGTCCAGGCGTTATTACACCGGAAGAATGCAAAATTGGCATTATGCCCGGATATATTCATAAAAAAGGCCATGTCGGCGTCGTTTCCCGGTCTGGAACTTTAACGTATGAAGCTGTGCACCAATTGTCACAAGCCGGTATTGGCCAATCTTCAGCCGTCGGGATCGGAGGAGATCCTGTCAACGGAACGAATTTTATTGATGTTTTAAAAGAGTTTAATCATGATCCCGACACTTATGCCGTCATTCTGATTGGAGAAATCGGTGGTACCGCAGAGGAAGACGCGGCCCGCTGGATAAAAGCCAATATGAAAAAGCCGGTTGTCGGATTTATCGGTGGAAGGACGGCCCCTCCGGGTAAACGTATGGGTCATGCCGGCGCGATTATTTCAGGCGGCAAAGGGACGGCGGATGAAAAAATCCGCGTGATGAAAGAATGCGGCATTAAAATAGCGGATACGCCGGCGAAAATAGGCGAAACATTGATTGAAGCCATTAAAGAGGCAGGACTGTACGAACAATGTAAGACCCATTGACCAAAATGAAGTTTAAACAGACAATCTTTTTTTGTCAAAATACTTGTAATAGTCGGCCGTTGGGAAAAGCAATCGGTGGTTCTGCAACCAACCATTGCTGAAAAGTCCCAACGGCTTATCAAGCTTAACTAGGAGTAAGAATATTTCTTAGTACAAGATTGTTTCGGTGCTTAATTTAGTAAAAAGTTCGTTTTCTACCGTTCCGTTCCTTTAGATGCCTCAATGTATTGACCCCAATTTGTAAAAAGGACGCTGTATTAAGAACCAATCAGACATTCGGAAGAGTTTCCCCATTGAACCAATATTAGACTTGCCAATATTGAAGAAGGGGCTTCCTGCCCGTTCATGTGCGATAAAGGAAACTTCCGTCAAGAGACCGGTG of the Bacillus smithii genome contains:
- the sucD gene encoding succinate--CoA ligase subunit alpha; protein product: MSVYVNKETKVIVQGITGSTARFHTKQMLEYGTKIVGGTSPGKGGTEIEGVPVFNTVKEAVETTGANASVIYVPAPFAADAIMEAVDAELELVVCITEHIPVLDMVQVKRFMEGKKTRLIGPNCPGVITPEECKIGIMPGYIHKKGHVGVVSRSGTLTYEAVHQLSQAGIGQSSAVGIGGDPVNGTNFIDVLKEFNHDPDTYAVILIGEIGGTAEEDAARWIKANMKKPVVGFIGGRTAPPGKRMGHAGAIISGGKGTADEKIRVMKECGIKIADTPAKIGETLIEAIKEAGLYEQCKTH